The following proteins come from a genomic window of Thiothrix unzii:
- a CDS encoding glycosyltransferase family 4 protein: protein MHSQLAQRLPNYQLLPYSPKRSYFPPSYYPLGRKLPARLIHAVPESAIFHQRKGAPLVVTAHGFTLDKAVYPYSSLLQNLHAKTDLWWLYQQAARRADVLTTVSHATAEALGEAFGITQPIKVIYNGVDETLFVPVEPREDGEIRVLFSGNAKRRKGVQWLLPILAGLDESISVHYTAGLQEQAAVGSHPRLRALGRVAHSAMPKLYQSMDILLLPSVTEGHSIAVLEAMASGLPVVASDLPALREQIVHGEGGFLCPVGDVGAFAAAIQTLAEDAALRLRMGAFNRAQVETRFRLTTTVAAYQALFNEIG, encoded by the coding sequence GTGCATTCACAATTGGCTCAGCGGTTGCCTAACTATCAGTTGTTGCCATATTCACCGAAACGTAGCTATTTTCCACCGTCATACTATCCCTTGGGGCGTAAGCTACCTGCGCGACTTATTCATGCCGTGCCGGAATCAGCAATTTTCCATCAGCGTAAAGGTGCGCCCTTAGTGGTTACGGCGCACGGTTTTACCTTGGATAAAGCGGTTTATCCATACAGCAGTCTATTGCAAAATCTCCATGCTAAGACTGATTTGTGGTGGTTGTATCAGCAAGCTGCGCGGCGAGCAGATGTTTTGACGACTGTCAGCCATGCTACTGCTGAAGCTTTGGGAGAGGCTTTCGGCATTACCCAACCGATAAAAGTCATTTACAACGGGGTAGATGAAACCCTGTTTGTGCCGGTTGAGCCGCGCGAAGATGGGGAAATCCGGGTGCTGTTCAGTGGTAATGCGAAACGCCGCAAAGGGGTGCAGTGGCTGTTGCCGATATTGGCGGGTTTGGATGAATCCATCAGCGTCCATTATACCGCAGGGTTACAAGAGCAAGCGGCGGTGGGTTCTCATCCCCGTTTGCGGGCATTGGGGCGTGTGGCGCACTCAGCGATGCCCAAGCTTTACCAAAGCATGGACATTTTATTATTACCCAGTGTGACTGAAGGGCACAGCATTGCGGTGTTAGAGGCAATGGCGAGTGGTTTGCCCGTAGTGGCATCGGATTTGCCCGCGTTGCGTGAGCAAATTGTCCACGGTGAGGGTGGTTTTTTGTGTCCGGTGGGGGATGTGGGAGCCTTTGCCGCAGCGATCCAGACACTGGCAGAAGATGCAGCTTTACGTTTACGCATGGGGGCATTCAATCGCGCCCAAGTGGAAACACGGTTTAGGTTGACAACTACTGTAGCGGCGTACCAAGCGTTGTTTAATGAAATAGGTTAA
- the pilB gene encoding type IV-A pilus assembly ATPase PilB, translating into MIPLNASIPLPGLLRQLVAQEILSNEQASQALQKARIDKMPLVSWLARSRLASTADIAYAASVEYGLSFVDIDQVNITPAIANLLNAEQMQKLHLIPLYRGAKTLMVGLADPAYLTHLDDVKFATGLTPEPVFVEYDKLQRYLNADSGEITQPNPVVAAQQYNSAPSIVLDTRDLKGKNDNEESSVVEFVDKLLAHAINAKASDIHIEIFEKSLRIRYRIDGILQVVATPPNDSAQQLISRIKVLARMDISERRVPQDGRIRFTLNAKKKIDFRVNTLPTLYGEKVVMRILDSSNATLGVEKLGFSPRQQQDFLKALQKPDGMILVTGPTGSGKTVTLYTGLGILNTPERNISTAEDPAEINMPGVNQVNVNAKVGLTFADALRSFLRQDPDVIMVGEIRDLETAEIAIKAAQTGHLVLSTLHTNSAPETLTRLLNMGVPPFNIASSVHLIVAQRLARRLCEKCKRPATNIPPEALLDLGFKAEEIPSLTVYEPCGCEECSHGYKGRVGLYQVMPISAEMGRMVMNGCNSMELADQSLKEGIFDLRQSGLEKVRLGITSLAELSRVTTD; encoded by the coding sequence ATGATTCCTCTCAATGCATCGATTCCATTACCCGGTTTGCTACGGCAGTTGGTTGCTCAGGAAATTCTCAGCAATGAGCAAGCCAGTCAAGCCCTGCAAAAAGCACGGATTGATAAAATGCCGCTGGTGTCCTGGTTGGCAAGGTCACGCCTTGCCAGCACAGCGGATATTGCTTACGCAGCAAGTGTGGAATACGGCCTAAGTTTTGTTGATATTGACCAAGTAAACATCACCCCGGCTATCGCCAACTTGTTGAATGCCGAACAAATGCAAAAATTGCATCTGATTCCGCTGTATCGTGGTGCAAAAACACTGATGGTCGGGCTGGCAGACCCGGCATACCTCACGCACTTGGATGACGTGAAATTTGCGACCGGGCTAACCCCCGAACCGGTTTTTGTCGAATACGATAAATTACAACGTTATTTAAATGCCGACAGCGGCGAAATCACCCAACCCAACCCGGTAGTCGCTGCGCAGCAATACAATTCCGCACCGTCGATTGTGCTGGACACGCGCGACCTCAAAGGTAAAAACGACAACGAAGAATCTTCCGTCGTTGAGTTTGTCGATAAGCTGCTGGCACACGCGATCAACGCCAAAGCCTCCGATATTCATATTGAAATTTTTGAGAAAAGCCTGCGCATCCGCTACCGCATTGACGGTATTTTGCAGGTTGTGGCAACCCCACCGAACGATTCCGCCCAACAATTGATTTCACGGATCAAGGTATTAGCGCGTATGGACATTTCCGAGCGGCGTGTACCACAAGACGGGCGCATTCGCTTTACCCTCAATGCCAAGAAAAAAATCGACTTCCGGGTCAACACCCTGCCCACACTTTACGGCGAAAAAGTGGTCATGCGGATTCTTGATTCCTCCAACGCCACCCTCGGCGTGGAAAAGTTAGGGTTTAGCCCACGCCAACAACAGGATTTCCTCAAAGCCTTGCAAAAGCCGGATGGGATGATTTTGGTCACGGGGCCAACGGGAAGTGGTAAAACAGTAACCCTGTACACTGGGCTTGGTATTCTCAATACCCCTGAGCGTAATATTTCCACTGCCGAAGACCCCGCTGAAATCAATATGCCCGGTGTTAACCAAGTCAACGTCAACGCCAAAGTCGGGTTAACTTTTGCGGACGCACTGCGCTCATTCTTGCGCCAAGACCCGGATGTAATCATGGTCGGAGAAATCCGTGACCTTGAAACCGCTGAAATCGCCATCAAAGCCGCGCAAACCGGACACTTGGTGCTATCCACTTTGCACACCAACAGCGCACCGGAAACTCTGACGCGCTTACTAAACATGGGCGTACCACCGTTTAACATTGCTTCGTCAGTACACTTGATTGTGGCGCAACGCCTTGCACGGCGGTTGTGTGAAAAATGCAAACGCCCTGCTACCAATATTCCGCCCGAAGCGTTACTGGATCTGGGATTTAAAGCCGAAGAAATCCCCAGCCTCACGGTTTACGAACCCTGCGGCTGCGAGGAATGTTCCCACGGTTACAAAGGTCGGGTCGGGCTTTACCAAGTCATGCCAATCTCGGCGGAAATGGGGCGCATGGTAATGAATGGCTGTAACTCAATGGAATTGGCAGACCAATCCCTCAAAGAAGGCATTTTCGATTTACGTCAATCGGGTTTGGAAAAAGTACGCCTCGGCATTACCTCGTTAGCGGAACTGTCGCGCGTCACCACCGATTAA
- the asnB gene encoding asparagine synthase (glutamine-hydrolyzing), producing the protein MCGIAGYSLSTMKNTVFDLKTLSHLIAHRGPDDEGFVLIDRTRQEHFSYASSRSPSTIKNILQECPPSDCPPHNIGMSHVRYSIIDLSTDGHQPMWSQCQSVCLTFNGEIYNYIELRQELSNKGYVFLTKTDTEVLLAGYLIWKEHVFERINGFFAIALYDKKKNSILLARDRIGKAHLYYVKKNNHYYWSSEIKSLLGINIISRDAIRQEAIQDFVIHGQRDTNGTFWQGIYDFPPAHYSWIQHDQPFQPIRYWQLPEQRQTSNEIGRQEASEELRHLLQNALTLRMRADVKVGFELSGGLDSSALVGIACGMMGQTIDAYTIKFNDPSANEEGYARQVAQHYPKQLNYHVIEPQNTDFWEEANYFVDLQEEPFHSPNLHTNQTLRRHLKKQGIHVVITGAASDELLAGYASEYQGVYLKYLLKNQEYQNFYQALMHNNESTMTYGLKKLVMSQFNDNTINQVTTLLSPARHILRNTTSATRFPMAGNTFNQRVMANMTYRMMNYWLRSSSKSDYGIPIETRSPFLDYHIIEYCMQLPPEYLIHQGWQKHILRLAVEPLLPSSIAWRKIKMGFPFPYKTWLTQNKTIFLEKTKDIDCPFIDIKSLYSRYDILVRDAPILLWRIFSTLLWWKKVIEQRQL; encoded by the coding sequence ATGTGTGGCATAGCAGGTTACAGCCTTTCAACCATGAAAAATACGGTTTTTGACCTTAAAACGCTATCTCATCTTATTGCACATCGAGGTCCAGATGATGAAGGCTTTGTGCTAATCGACCGTACACGACAAGAACATTTCAGTTATGCTTCATCTCGTAGTCCATCCACTATAAAAAATATCCTACAAGAGTGTCCACCATCAGATTGTCCTCCACACAATATTGGTATGAGTCATGTGCGTTACTCAATTATTGATCTATCGACTGATGGACATCAACCCATGTGGAGTCAATGCCAATCCGTTTGCCTTACTTTTAATGGAGAAATTTATAATTATATTGAGTTACGCCAAGAGCTAAGCAACAAAGGGTATGTTTTTCTAACAAAAACTGATACTGAAGTCTTGCTTGCTGGCTATTTAATATGGAAAGAGCACGTTTTTGAACGTATAAATGGTTTTTTTGCTATCGCACTTTATGACAAGAAAAAAAATTCCATATTACTAGCGCGTGACAGAATTGGCAAGGCTCATCTATATTACGTAAAAAAAAATAATCATTATTATTGGTCATCAGAAATAAAATCATTATTAGGGATAAATATCATTAGTCGAGATGCCATACGTCAAGAAGCCATTCAGGATTTTGTCATACATGGGCAGCGTGATACCAATGGAACTTTCTGGCAAGGTATTTATGATTTCCCTCCAGCTCATTATTCATGGATTCAACATGACCAACCTTTCCAGCCTATTCGCTATTGGCAATTACCTGAACAGCGTCAAACATCCAATGAGATAGGAAGACAAGAAGCAAGTGAAGAATTAAGGCATCTACTACAAAACGCATTAACTCTGCGGATGAGAGCCGATGTAAAAGTTGGCTTTGAACTGAGTGGTGGTTTAGACTCCTCAGCTCTAGTTGGTATTGCTTGTGGCATGATGGGACAAACCATTGATGCTTATACAATCAAATTTAATGACCCATCCGCAAATGAAGAAGGCTATGCCAGACAGGTCGCTCAACATTATCCAAAGCAACTAAACTACCACGTAATTGAACCACAAAACACGGATTTTTGGGAGGAAGCTAATTATTTTGTTGATTTGCAAGAAGAACCCTTTCACTCCCCTAACCTGCACACCAATCAAACATTAAGAAGGCATTTAAAAAAACAGGGTATTCATGTGGTTATCACAGGAGCTGCCAGCGATGAATTACTAGCAGGCTATGCCAGTGAATACCAAGGCGTATATTTAAAATATTTATTGAAAAACCAGGAGTATCAAAATTTTTATCAAGCATTAATGCATAACAATGAGTCAACCATGACATATGGATTAAAAAAATTAGTCATGAGTCAATTTAACGATAATACCATTAATCAAGTAACTACACTGCTTTCACCTGCCAGACATATTTTAAGAAATACCACATCAGCAACCCGTTTCCCTATGGCTGGAAATACTTTTAATCAACGTGTTATGGCAAACATGACATACCGCATGATGAACTATTGGTTACGTTCCAGCTCCAAATCTGATTATGGAATACCTATTGAAACCCGCTCACCATTTCTTGATTACCATATCATTGAATACTGTATGCAACTTCCGCCTGAATACTTGATTCATCAAGGTTGGCAGAAGCATATATTACGTTTAGCCGTAGAACCATTGCTGCCGTCAAGTATAGCTTGGCGTAAAATTAAAATGGGATTTCCCTTTCCATATAAAACATGGTTAACACAAAATAAAACAATTTTCCTCGAAAAAACAAAAGACATTGATTGTCCATTTATTGACATCAAAAGCCTATACTCTCGTTATGATATACTCGTAAGAGATGCTCCTATTTTACTGTGGCGTATATTTTCCACTTTATTGTGGTGGAAAAAGGTAATTGAACAACGCCAATTATAA
- a CDS encoding prepilin peptidase — protein sequence MELINLLSTSQTWLLVMVGLFSLLIGSFLNVVIYRLPIMLERQWKQDCQEWQNDAPTEVPTSDFNLVVPRSECPTCGHRISAWENIPVISYLFLRGKCAGCQTPISIQYPLIELTTALLSVLVAWKTGYGATLPALLGFTWVLVALAMIDAKTMLLPDVLTYPLLWAGLLLNMDSLFTSLPNAVLGAVWGYLSLWLVFHLFRLLTGKEGMGYGDFKLLAALGAWGGWQILPFVIFAGSLLGAVFGIAWMIIKREKHSVPMPFGPWLAIAGFIALIWHAEILRYMTQMFMPF from the coding sequence ATGGAACTGATAAATTTATTAAGCACCAGCCAAACTTGGCTGTTGGTCATGGTCGGGCTATTTTCTTTACTGATTGGCAGTTTTTTAAACGTGGTCATCTACCGCCTACCAATCATGCTGGAACGCCAATGGAAACAAGATTGTCAGGAATGGCAAAATGACGCACCGACAGAAGTTCCCACCAGCGACTTTAATTTAGTCGTGCCGCGCTCCGAATGCCCGACCTGCGGTCATCGCATCAGTGCGTGGGAAAACATTCCGGTGATCAGTTACCTGTTTTTGCGGGGGAAATGCGCAGGGTGCCAAACCCCTATTTCCATCCAGTACCCACTGATTGAGCTGACAACGGCATTATTGTCGGTATTAGTCGCTTGGAAAACCGGCTACGGGGCAACATTGCCCGCATTACTCGGTTTTACCTGGGTGCTGGTGGCGTTAGCCATGATTGACGCAAAAACCATGTTGCTCCCTGATGTACTGACTTACCCGTTATTATGGGCGGGCTTGCTGCTGAACATGGATAGCTTATTTACCAGCCTGCCCAACGCGGTCTTGGGTGCGGTATGGGGCTATTTATCGCTGTGGCTGGTGTTTCATTTATTCCGCTTACTAACGGGCAAAGAAGGCATGGGTTACGGTGACTTCAAGCTACTCGCGGCACTCGGTGCGTGGGGTGGCTGGCAAATCTTACCGTTTGTGATTTTCGCAGGCTCATTACTCGGCGCAGTGTTCGGCATCGCTTGGATGATTATCAAACGTGAAAAGCACAGCGTACCCATGCCATTCGGACCTTGGTTAGCCATTGCCGGATTCATCGCGCTGATTTGGCACGCTGAGATTTTGCGCTACATGACCCAAATGTTTATGCCGTTTTAA
- a CDS encoding type II secretion system F family protein: MQSVNPSRKPLPRAAVPAPKPAAQPTYIWEGVNRNGVKIRGETQAVNPNWLRAELRRKGINPGRVYRKPRTLFKPAIKPADIAHFARQVTTMMRSGVPMVQSLHMIASSGDNPSVRDLVKRIAGDIESGASFGDALARHPRYFDKLFVNLVKAGEQAGTLETMLDKVATYKEKSESLKAKVKSAMMYPLIVIIAALVVSSILLIWVIPQFKEVFSSFGADLPAFTLMVIGMSDWLKANWWIPLLGMIVVGYSFSTARRKSKAFDRFVDRVSLSLPIIGNILNLSAIARFARTLATMFAAGVPLVESMDSVAGATGNAVYEEATLRMQEDISRGVQLNTAMQTTQAFPNFIIQMTRIGEESGRVEDMLSKVADYYEEQVDTLVDTLSKQIEPLIMAVLGVIVGGLVIAMYLPIFKLGAVV, from the coding sequence ATGCAAAGCGTTAATCCAAGCCGTAAGCCCTTGCCGCGTGCTGCTGTACCAGCACCAAAGCCCGCTGCCCAGCCCACCTACATCTGGGAAGGTGTTAACCGTAATGGCGTAAAAATTCGTGGAGAAACCCAAGCCGTCAATCCCAACTGGTTACGCGCTGAATTGCGCCGTAAAGGGATCAATCCCGGTCGGGTATATCGCAAACCGCGTACTTTGTTTAAACCTGCCATCAAACCCGCAGACATTGCCCATTTTGCGCGGCAAGTTACCACCATGATGCGTTCCGGCGTACCAATGGTGCAATCATTGCACATGATTGCCAGTAGTGGGGACAACCCTTCGGTACGCGATTTAGTGAAACGCATTGCGGGTGATATTGAAAGCGGCGCAAGTTTCGGTGATGCCTTGGCGCGTCATCCGCGTTATTTCGATAAATTATTCGTCAATCTGGTAAAAGCCGGGGAACAAGCCGGTACACTGGAAACCATGCTCGACAAGGTGGCGACTTACAAAGAAAAGAGCGAGTCGCTCAAAGCCAAAGTCAAAAGTGCCATGATGTATCCGCTGATTGTTATTATCGCGGCGTTGGTGGTATCGAGTATTTTGCTGATTTGGGTTATTCCACAATTTAAGGAAGTTTTCAGCAGTTTCGGTGCCGATTTGCCCGCCTTCACCTTAATGGTCATTGGCATGTCAGACTGGCTCAAAGCGAACTGGTGGATACCGCTGCTCGGCATGATTGTGGTTGGCTACAGTTTCAGCACTGCACGCCGCAAATCCAAAGCCTTTGACCGTTTTGTGGATCGGGTATCACTGAGTCTGCCGATTATTGGCAATATCCTGAACTTGTCAGCAATTGCACGCTTTGCCCGCACCTTAGCCACCATGTTTGCCGCAGGTGTGCCCTTGGTCGAGTCAATGGATTCGGTCGCTGGGGCAACCGGCAATGCGGTGTATGAAGAAGCGACGTTACGGATGCAAGAAGACATCTCGCGTGGTGTACAATTAAACACGGCAATGCAAACCACGCAGGCATTCCCCAATTTCATTATTCAAATGACTCGCATTGGTGAAGAATCCGGGCGGGTGGAAGACATGCTCAGTAAAGTAGCGGATTATTACGAAGAGCAAGTGGACACGTTGGTGGACACCTTATCCAAGCAAATTGAACCGCTGATTATGGCGGTACTTGGGGTCATTGTTGGGGGGTTGGTCATTGCCATGTACCTGCCGATTTTCAAACTGGGTGCTGTGGTTTAA
- the tviB gene encoding Vi polysaccharide biosynthesis UDP-N-acetylglucosamine C-6 dehydrogenase TviB codes for MKPLQHTTIAIIGLGYVGLPLAVEFGKHYPTIGYDINPARVAELQSGNDHTLETTPAELQAAQHLHYTSHLNDLRDANVFIVTVPTPIDRHKRPDLTPLIKASESVGKVIKAGDIVIYESTVYPGATEEDCLPVVEKISGLTFNVDFFAGYSPERINPGDKEHRVTTIKKVTSGSTPEVAEFVDQLYRSIITAGTHKAPSIKVAEASKVIENTQRDLNIALVNELALIFNRMGIDTEAVLQAAGTKWNFLPFRPGLVGGHCIGIDPYYLTHKAESLGYHPDIILAGRRINDGMGAYVASQLIKAMVQKDIPVAGAKVLIMGLAFKENCPDLRNTRVVDILKELRGYRIQTEVYDPWASTEDAQREYGITPVQVLEDSQYDAIILAVAHQQFRDIGVAKIQALGKPAHVIYDLKYLFAAHETTLRL; via the coding sequence ATGAAACCACTACAACACACCACCATCGCCATCATTGGCCTCGGCTACGTCGGCCTGCCCCTCGCGGTCGAATTCGGTAAACACTACCCCACCATTGGTTACGACATTAACCCCGCCCGTGTTGCGGAATTGCAAAGCGGCAACGATCATACCCTAGAAACCACACCCGCCGAGCTACAGGCAGCGCAACACCTGCATTACACCAGTCACTTAAACGATTTACGTGATGCCAATGTGTTTATCGTCACCGTGCCAACCCCGATAGACCGACACAAACGCCCGGATCTGACTCCGCTTATCAAAGCCAGTGAAAGCGTAGGCAAGGTGATTAAGGCCGGTGACATCGTTATCTATGAATCCACAGTGTATCCCGGTGCGACTGAAGAAGACTGCCTGCCCGTGGTGGAAAAAATATCGGGACTGACATTCAATGTCGACTTTTTTGCAGGCTACTCCCCGGAGCGTATCAATCCCGGTGACAAAGAACACCGCGTCACCACTATCAAAAAAGTGACCTCTGGCTCTACCCCAGAAGTGGCGGAATTTGTTGACCAACTGTACCGCAGCATCATTACCGCAGGCACGCACAAAGCCCCCAGTATCAAAGTAGCGGAAGCCTCAAAAGTCATTGAAAATACCCAACGTGACTTAAATATCGCACTCGTCAATGAATTAGCCCTGATCTTTAATCGCATGGGAATCGACACCGAAGCGGTGTTGCAAGCTGCCGGAACCAAGTGGAACTTCCTGCCGTTTCGACCCGGTTTAGTCGGCGGGCATTGCATCGGCATTGACCCGTATTATTTGACCCACAAAGCAGAATCGTTGGGCTATCACCCGGATATTATTCTCGCTGGGCGACGCATTAACGATGGCATGGGCGCGTATGTCGCTTCCCAACTGATCAAAGCCATGGTGCAAAAAGACATTCCCGTTGCTGGGGCTAAAGTGCTGATTATGGGACTGGCGTTTAAGGAAAACTGCCCGGATTTACGCAACACCCGCGTGGTCGATATTCTCAAGGAATTGCGCGGCTATCGGATTCAAACAGAAGTTTACGATCCTTGGGCTTCGACAGAAGATGCGCAGCGCGAATACGGCATTACCCCCGTGCAAGTACTAGAAGACAGTCAATACGATGCCATTATTCTCGCGGTAGCTCACCAACAGTTTCGCGACATCGGTGTGGCAAAAATACAAGCCCTTGGCAAACCAGCACACGTCATTTATGACCTGAAATACCTGTTTGCCGCTCATGAAACTACCTTACGGCTATAA
- a CDS encoding class I SAM-dependent methyltransferase: MLTEQELKELYGKTYVEAFGAQQSQQRLARLVPLMKLQPIDHVVDFACGNGMLLPMVAGRVQSYTGVDFSQDFIAAAQARQAASGVAGAYFVCADIIDFCAENPAKFDVAFAMDFSEHVYDEAWVMLLKAIKTSLKPGGRLYLHTPNATFFLEQMKARNFIVKQFPEHIAVRTPEHNVRLVEKSGFHARAVHLLPHYNILRFLHGLSGLPWVGKYFQARIFMEAVLPC; this comes from the coding sequence ATGTTGACCGAACAAGAATTAAAAGAGCTATACGGCAAGACCTATGTGGAAGCCTTTGGGGCGCAACAGTCCCAGCAGCGTTTGGCACGCCTAGTTCCACTCATGAAATTGCAACCCATTGATCATGTGGTGGATTTTGCGTGTGGAAATGGGATGTTGCTACCGATGGTGGCGGGGCGGGTGCAATCCTATACTGGGGTGGATTTTTCCCAAGATTTCATCGCCGCGGCACAAGCACGTCAAGCCGCTAGCGGTGTGGCAGGGGCGTATTTTGTGTGTGCCGACATTATCGACTTTTGTGCTGAAAATCCTGCAAAGTTTGACGTGGCATTTGCGATGGATTTTTCTGAACACGTGTATGACGAAGCCTGGGTAATGCTATTAAAGGCAATAAAAACCAGTCTGAAACCGGGCGGTCGGTTGTATTTGCATACTCCCAATGCCACGTTTTTTTTGGAGCAAATGAAAGCACGGAATTTTATCGTCAAGCAGTTCCCTGAGCATATTGCGGTGCGAACGCCGGAACACAATGTCCGCTTGGTCGAGAAAAGCGGTTTCCACGCCCGTGCGGTACACCTGTTGCCCCACTACAATATCTTGCGTTTTTTACACGGGTTGTCAGGGCTGCCTTGGGTGGGGAAGTATTTCCAAGCCCGCATTTTTATGGAGGCAGTGTTACCTTGCTGA
- a CDS encoding MOP flippase family protein, with protein MRVPGIILLQQKIANKMLKQRIFTGIKWNTLAFTSRASNQIFQLLLITHYLLPRDMGVLAIAFALFSFIQSFSDGGVSQAIFHYQQLRNEQLRQLYWFNLLIAALLAACLILLSPLAALLYQSPELSSLITILAVILIINASSQQLKILAQKNLNFSILAKIEIFSNTSGLLSTYIGLSLNLGIYSPIVGLLTTGICTSVSSWIFIKPEWKLRGQINFKSIQEPIYFGKNILISNLIDTLNSRLDVLLGGILLNHVGIGLYSLAKDINLRISSIINPIVTQTTLPVMAILQNNPLALQSLYYRTLQLTSSISIPIYGIVFLHGHDIITLLFGENWLAMLPLLKILSLWGMLNAIGNPIGNLLIAKGETLLAVKWNIGLAFFTIIMVAIGASFNVFQLALAITLLFSLSYIPSWYFLVKPLCGLSFMNFTKALFTPLVLAIISGFISHTLTFDIKAEIIHLIVGILIFGTTYIMLSYRYNSYWLHIARDFIIHHKGKKICVA; from the coding sequence ATGAGAGTTCCGGGTATTATCTTACTGCAACAAAAAATAGCTAACAAAATGTTGAAACAACGCATTTTTACCGGAATCAAATGGAATACCCTTGCATTCACAAGTCGTGCAAGTAATCAGATTTTTCAGTTATTATTGATAACCCATTATTTATTGCCGAGAGATATGGGAGTACTAGCCATAGCTTTTGCACTATTTTCTTTTATTCAAAGCTTTTCAGATGGAGGAGTAAGTCAAGCTATTTTTCACTATCAACAACTCCGCAATGAACAACTTCGCCAATTATACTGGTTTAATTTACTGATTGCTGCATTACTAGCCGCCTGCTTGATACTCCTATCACCACTTGCTGCATTACTGTACCAATCACCTGAACTATCGAGTTTAATAACCATCTTGGCTGTCATTCTGATTATCAACGCATCATCACAACAACTTAAAATATTAGCCCAAAAAAACTTAAACTTCTCCATACTGGCAAAAATAGAAATTTTTAGCAACACTAGCGGTTTACTATCAACCTACATTGGATTATCTTTAAACCTAGGCATTTATTCACCTATAGTTGGATTGTTAACAACAGGAATATGCACCTCTGTTTCTTCTTGGATTTTCATAAAGCCCGAATGGAAACTTCGAGGACAAATAAATTTCAAATCCATTCAAGAACCAATTTATTTTGGCAAGAACATTTTAATAAGCAATCTAATAGATACGTTAAACTCAAGATTGGATGTGTTACTAGGAGGAATATTACTAAACCATGTAGGAATTGGGCTATATAGCCTTGCCAAAGATATTAATTTGCGCATTTCTAGCATTATAAACCCAATTGTAACGCAAACCACATTACCTGTAATGGCAATACTTCAGAACAACCCATTAGCGTTACAATCTTTATACTATCGAACTTTACAATTGACCAGTTCTATTAGCATTCCAATTTATGGGATAGTTTTCCTTCATGGACATGACATTATAACGCTCTTATTTGGAGAAAATTGGCTTGCCATGTTGCCACTCCTAAAAATACTAAGTTTATGGGGAATGTTAAATGCCATAGGCAATCCGATCGGCAATTTATTAATTGCAAAAGGCGAAACACTACTAGCGGTAAAGTGGAATATTGGCTTGGCATTTTTCACTATCATCATGGTAGCTATTGGCGCAAGCTTTAATGTATTTCAACTAGCCTTAGCCATTACTTTACTATTTTCATTAAGCTACATCCCAAGCTGGTATTTTCTAGTAAAACCGTTATGTGGTCTAAGCTTCATGAATTTCACCAAAGCATTATTTACCCCCCTAGTCTTAGCTATAATTAGTGGATTTATTAGCCACACACTGACCTTTGACATTAAAGCAGAAATCATCCATTTAATAGTTGGAATATTAATTTTCGGAACAACCTACATAATGCTTAGTTATCGCTATAATTCTTACTGGCTACATATAGCACGAGACTTTATTATTCACCATAAAGGAAAAAAAATATGTGTGGCATAG